The following coding sequences are from one Novipirellula artificiosorum window:
- a CDS encoding COG3415 family protein, whose translation MHINESKRQQLLQHGTLNERADAVTNPLFGHSEFFDPQDLVLVKYEMLRSVRVENIAATEAARQFGFSRSGYYKVLASFRQSGIAGLIPSAPGPRGAHKLNEELLDFIDNCLAEDRTLSSLQLAALVLDQHELSVHPRSIERALARREKKGR comes from the coding sequence ACGAATCAAAACGGCAGCAGTTGCTGCAGCACGGGACATTGAATGAGCGTGCCGATGCGGTTACCAATCCACTTTTTGGTCACAGCGAATTCTTTGATCCACAGGACTTGGTGCTCGTTAAATATGAAATGCTGCGCTCGGTTCGCGTCGAAAACATCGCGGCTACCGAAGCGGCCAGGCAATTTGGCTTTTCTCGGTCGGGTTACTACAAGGTGCTGGCGAGTTTTCGACAGTCGGGGATTGCGGGGCTGATCCCTTCAGCGCCTGGCCCGCGCGGGGCTCATAAGTTGAACGAGGAACTCTTGGATTTCATCGACAACTGCCTCGCTGAAGACAGAACGCTTAGCTCATTACAACTAGCCGCGCTGGTACTTGATCAACATGAACTTAGCGTTCATCCGCGCAGCATCGAACGAGCTCTCGCACGACGCGAAAAAAAGGGGCGGTAA